AGGGTTTTACGACACAGGATATATTTTATTAAACATATTCAGAAAGGGAACACCATATCTTTTTTATGTCCGTTGTAATAATGTCTGAACAGCCCATGAATACCGTATCGAAGAATCATCTGCGGATACAGGCGTGAAGGTCTACCAGTTAATGATGGTTGGTACTGTTGGCAATGAAAGGCAACCATTTGACTGACCGGGAATCAAGGAATAAATGAGTGTAATGTCCTGCCACGCATCCTACGACAAAAATCCAGTATTGTTTGAGAAACGCCAGGACATTATGCCACGAAAACGATGCAAACCAAGCCTCCTGAACTCTGAAATATTCATACACAATGGCCAGAAAAACTGAAACCAGCCATGGTGTGATTTTCCAGTGAGTCCAACCGCGATGCTTGTGGATGACTGGCAACAACACACTGAACGCCACAAGCGCAAACAGATCCATCTGGCGTTTCACATATAAAATTCCCAGTATGATCAGCATGATTCTGAAAAACCATCGTTGTGGAACCGATGCGGTATCCAGGTCAGGAAAGAGTGACATGAACCAGGTTATCGCAAAGATAGACAGCAAAATTGAAACAGGATTCATGTGCTGTAGGGGTGCGTTCATGATTTGCTTCAACAATTCGGGAGTGACAGGAATCACGCCAGAAAAAACCGCAAGGCCTGCGACTCCAATTCCGGTAATCCCCCCCCCAAACGCATGTCCTTTGAAATTCATCTTTTGTTTCTCGGAAAGACGGTTGATACTGCCCAAATAATATTTTGAACTCGACAGTGGTAAGTTCTCAGCTTTCAGTTCTCAGTTTTTATTTTTTGAACCGACTGAAATTATTATTATTTTTACAGGCATAAAGGTTTCTTTGAAAGTTTTATATTTATAAAAATATTAATTTCAATGACTTACTAAAAACTGAAGGCTGATAACTGAAAACTTATAACTCTTGAGTTTGAAAGCGAACATCCGAAACCTATACCAATATTTATTTTCAGACCAGACATTTATGACTTATCAGATCATCTCGGCAATTCTTGAAATTTTCGCAATGTTTGCAGTGGGTTGGCTGTCACGGCACTGGCGATATCTGACTCAGGACACCATCGCGAACTGGTCCAGATTTGTGCTGGATATCATGATGCCCTTCCTCATTCTTCACACCATTGTCGGCCATTTTCATGCAAACCAATGGGTTGAGTTCTGGGTCCTGCCAGTGCTGGGGCTTGGAATCATTGTTTTGGGCACACTCATGGGATTGATGCTCAAATCGGGAATGAAAAGTCAGGATCCACAGATCCGGAAGACCTTTCTC
This is a stretch of genomic DNA from SAR324 cluster bacterium. It encodes these proteins:
- a CDS encoding metal-dependent hydrolase, whose translation is MNFKGHAFGGGITGIGVAGLAVFSGVIPVTPELLKQIMNAPLQHMNPVSILLSIFAITWFMSLFPDLDTASVPQRWFFRIMLIILGILYVKRQMDLFALVAFSVLLPVIHKHRGWTHWKITPWLVSVFLAIVYEYFRVQEAWFASFSWHNVLAFLKQYWIFVVGCVAGHYTHLFLDSRSVKWLPFIANSTNHH